Proteins co-encoded in one Campylobacter ornithocola genomic window:
- a CDS encoding response regulator transcription factor: MLNVILIEDDKDLNELITLRLSQENIKIYSYFDFFDLETFLDTNEIDLIIMDRNLPSGDSVEMIKQLRKKGYIEPVIFLSAKTLQKDILEGFKQGCDDYICKPFDFNELLFRIKAVTKRNKIPKEQISYQDFTLYIEERKLTYQTNAFENLSTLDLELLKCFFNHKNQLLSRQFLSEQVWKNDTTSDKTINTAILRLKQKIPQIKENIISVRSVGYKLC, encoded by the coding sequence ATGCTAAATGTTATTTTGATAGAAGATGATAAAGACTTAAACGAATTAATCACACTAAGACTTAGTCAAGAAAATATAAAAATTTATAGTTATTTTGATTTTTTTGACTTAGAAACTTTTTTAGATACAAACGAAATAGACTTAATCATCATGGATAGAAATTTACCAAGTGGCGATAGTGTAGAGATGATAAAACAATTAAGAAAAAAAGGTTATATAGAACCTGTGATTTTTCTTAGTGCAAAGACTTTACAAAAAGATATTTTAGAAGGTTTTAAACAAGGTTGTGATGATTATATATGCAAACCTTTTGATTTTAATGAGCTTTTATTTAGAATCAAAGCCGTAACAAAAAGAAATAAAATACCAAAAGAACAAATTTCTTATCAAGATTTTACTTTATATATAGAAGAAAGAAAATTAACCTATCAAACAAATGCATTTGAAAATTTATCAACTTTAGATTTGGAATTACTCAAGTGTTTTTTTAATCACAAAAACCAACTTCTAAGTCGTCAATTTCTAAGTGAGCAAGTATGGAAAAATGATACAACAAGCGATAAGACAATCAATACAGCTATTTTGAGATTAAAACAAAAAATTCCACAAATTAAGGAAAATATCATTTCAGTACGCTCGGTGGGTTATAAATTGTGCTAA
- a CDS encoding sensor histidine kinase — translation MLGFFCIAFFILFYFFNESYINTAVKNTYEQKLKTLNDVLQFQLLDVLNSNNINQFALDTRADFIIKQDNEFFSSLKDYSYFLNHFESNFTHDFYKQKEIYFKAYTYKNYQYIIIVYPKIHSLVQNFWIKNIIIFSFFLLALILFYFIVLYFLKIYFQELLLFVKNIKSNTNFILKYNFVYELKNLNLRLLKIKKLLIKQELKNKKQAKKIQTKNTQLSNIISAISHELKNPISVIDLSLQSLKKINDENMKLFLLEKIHKQSVKINQLTHKLNFVFNLNFDSLNLEKFDLYALSENLLESFKEDRLKIQGQTSFIKADKFLIEQVIINLIDNALKYSKKEVLVIVKNQNFTIIDQGIGIEEKHLKFITKKFYKASSTQNNSFGLGLFLVKKILTLHKSSLKIQSNPQKGSVFSFSINL, via the coding sequence ATGCTTGGGTTTTTTTGTATTGCTTTTTTTATATTGTTTTATTTTTTTAATGAAAGCTATATCAACACTGCTGTAAAAAACACTTATGAGCAAAAACTAAAAACACTCAATGATGTTTTACAATTTCAGTTATTAGATGTATTAAATTCAAACAATATCAATCAATTTGCCTTAGATACTAGAGCAGATTTTATCATCAAACAAGATAATGAATTTTTTTCATCATTAAAAGATTATTCTTATTTTTTAAATCATTTCGAGTCTAATTTCACCCATGATTTTTACAAACAAAAAGAAATTTATTTTAAAGCTTATACTTATAAAAACTATCAATATATCATTATTGTTTATCCCAAAATACACTCTTTGGTACAAAATTTTTGGATTAAAAATATTATTATATTTTCTTTCTTTTTACTTGCATTGATTTTATTTTATTTTATTGTATTGTATTTTCTTAAAATTTATTTTCAAGAATTACTATTGTTTGTTAAAAATATCAAATCAAATACTAATTTTATTTTAAAATATAATTTCGTTTATGAATTAAAAAATTTAAATTTACGCTTATTGAAAATTAAAAAATTACTCATCAAACAAGAATTAAAAAACAAAAAACAAGCCAAAAAAATTCAAACCAAAAACACCCAACTTAGTAATATAATCAGTGCCATATCACATGAGCTTAAAAACCCTATAAGCGTTATAGATTTGAGCTTGCAATCTTTAAAAAAAATTAACGATGAAAATATGAAATTATTTTTACTTGAAAAAATTCACAAACAAAGCGTAAAAATCAACCAACTAACACACAAATTAAATTTTGTTTTTAACCTTAATTTTGATTCTTTAAATTTAGAAAAATTTGATCTATATGCTCTAAGTGAAAATTTATTAGAAAGCTTTAAAGAAGATAGATTAAAAATTCAAGGCCAAACAAGCTTTATTAAAGCAGATAAATTTCTTATAGAGCAAGTTATCATTAATCTAATAGATAATGCTTTAAAATACAGCAAAAAAGAGGTATTAGTCATTGTAAAAAATCAAAATTTTACCATTATAGATCAAGGTATAGGTATAGAAGAAAAACACCTTAAATTTATAACAAAAAAATTCTATAAAGCAAGCTCAACGCAAAATAACTCTTTTGGACTAGGATTATTTTTAGTTAAAAAAATACTCACTTTACACAAAAGTTCTTTAAAAATTCAATCTAATCCACAAAAAGGTAGTGTTTTTTCTTTTAGTATTAATTTATAA
- the ftnA gene encoding non-heme ferritin produces the protein MLSKEVVALLNEQINKEMYAANLYLSMSSWCYEHSFDGAGAFLFEHAREESDHARKLITYLNETDSKVELKEVKKPDSDFKSLLDVFEKTFEHEQSITASINNLVDFMLSSKDYSTFNFLQWYVSEQHEEEALFRGIVDKIKLISDNGNGLYMVDQYIKSLINK, from the coding sequence ATGCTTTCAAAAGAAGTAGTAGCTTTATTAAACGAGCAAATCAATAAAGAAATGTATGCGGCAAATTTGTATTTAAGTATGAGTTCTTGGTGCTATGAGCATAGTTTTGATGGTGCTGGGGCGTTTTTGTTTGAGCATGCAAGAGAAGAAAGTGATCATGCAAGAAAACTCATCACTTATTTAAATGAAACTGATTCTAAAGTAGAATTAAAAGAAGTTAAAAAACCTGATAGTGATTTTAAATCATTGCTTGATGTATTTGAAAAAACTTTCGAGCATGAGCAAAGTATCACTGCTTCTATTAATAATCTTGTAGATTTTATGCTTTCAAGTAAAGATTATTCAACTTTTAATTTCTTGCAATGGTACGTAAGCGAACAACACGAAGAAGAAGCGCTTTTTAGAGGTATAGTAGATAAAATCAAACTCATAAGCGATAATGGCAATGGCTTATACATGGTAGATCAATACATCAAAAGCTTAATCAATAAATAA
- a CDS encoding S24 family peptidase, whose product MQMNEITDKLKFILQKEGIKNAKDSDVAKMLNINPDTFYSMKFRNSIPYKQILHFLNERNININAFFYEDSLESNTPALDLNYNVLKYYDVNASMGGGALNDNVSFSEVIIDEKLNNFFGSKDCDIIPCIGDSMEPEIKDDSLCLVDKSKTFKEGGVFAVNTRDGLFIKQIFKSNKGGVYLHSFNLSYADVHYQNGDFLIIGKVVGTISRI is encoded by the coding sequence ATGCAAATGAACGAAATTACTGATAAACTAAAATTTATACTCCAAAAAGAAGGCATAAAAAATGCCAAAGATTCTGATGTGGCTAAGATGTTAAATATCAATCCTGATACCTTTTATAGTATGAAATTTAGAAATTCCATACCTTATAAACAAATACTTCATTTTTTAAATGAAAGAAATATTAATATCAATGCATTTTTTTATGAAGATTCTCTTGAGAGCAATACTCCAGCACTTGATCTAAACTATAATGTCTTAAAATATTATGATGTTAACGCTTCTATGGGAGGTGGAGCTTTAAATGATAATGTGAGTTTTTCAGAAGTGATTATTGATGAAAAACTAAATAACTTTTTTGGTTCAAAAGATTGCGATATTATCCCTTGTATAGGCGATAGTATGGAGCCTGAAATCAAAGATGATTCTTTATGCTTAGTAGATAAAAGTAAAACTTTTAAAGAAGGTGGAGTCTTTGCAGTAAATACTAGAGATGGTTTATTTATCAAGCAAATTTTTAAAAGTAATAAAGGAGGAGTTTATTTACATTCATTTAATCTTAGTTATGCTGATGTACATTACCAAAATGGAGATTTTTTAATCATTGGCAAAGTAGTAGGAACCATAAGTAGAATTTAA